In Myxococcales bacterium, one DNA window encodes the following:
- a CDS encoding ROK family protein yields the protein MIGVDFGGTRIKIAIVDGAQVLEAHSIPTDKTKEPLALLADIADAIRELAPEPDSVGFAIPGEVDSSGRCWRLPNLPGFEGVPMQSELSRLLDCPVSVENDGTAAALAELQFGHGQQHPSFLILTLGTGIGGGVVIDGVPRRGANGFAGELGHVVVNRDENWPCVCGATGCLETYVGTPGLKRKYAELGGEAEEIRDIADNARGGEAAGLAVFEMMGEVLAMGIRSMQNVLDVDAIVFTGGISPAFDLIEPSCRKTLLEVSFAKPLAEVPLLVSELGDRAGTIGAALLPSLFSKQT from the coding sequence ATGATTGGTGTTGATTTCGGTGGGACGCGTATCAAGATCGCGATTGTGGACGGCGCGCAAGTGCTCGAAGCGCACTCGATTCCCACCGACAAAACCAAAGAACCGCTGGCACTGCTAGCCGACATCGCAGACGCCATCCGCGAACTCGCCCCCGAACCCGACTCTGTGGGTTTCGCGATCCCCGGCGAAGTCGATTCGAGCGGTCGCTGTTGGCGCCTCCCCAACCTGCCGGGCTTCGAAGGCGTTCCGATGCAGAGCGAACTCAGCCGACTGCTCGACTGTCCAGTCAGCGTCGAAAACGACGGTACCGCGGCGGCCCTTGCCGAACTGCAATTCGGACACGGTCAGCAGCATCCAAGCTTCTTGATCCTCACCCTGGGCACGGGCATCGGCGGCGGCGTGGTGATCGACGGAGTGCCTCGGCGAGGTGCCAACGGATTCGCCGGAGAGTTGGGACACGTCGTGGTCAATCGCGATGAGAACTGGCCCTGCGTATGTGGGGCAACAGGATGCCTCGAGACCTATGTCGGAACCCCGGGGTTGAAGCGAAAGTATGCGGAGCTCGGTGGCGAGGCCGAGGAAATCCGTGACATCGCCGACAACGCGCGGGGGGGAGAGGCCGCGGGCCTGGCCGTCTTCGAGATGATGGGAGAGGTGCTCGCCATGGGAATTCGTTCGATGCAGAACGTTCTCGACGTCGACGCGATCGTCTTTACCGGCGGAATTTCCCCGGCCTTTGATTTGATTGAACCGAGCTGTCGCAAGACGTTGCTCGAGGTCTCGTTTGCCAAGCCGTTGGCAGAGGTCCCGTTGCTGGTCAGTGAGTTGGGAGACCGCGCGGGAACGATCGGCGCCGCGCTGTTGCCGAGTCTCTTTTCGAAGCAAACGTAG
- the infA gene encoding translation initiation factor IF-1, translating into MARDDLIQATGSVDKILGGGRYQITLESGQEVTAQLSGRMRRFRIRVIPGDRVTVGLSPYDPTHGFITFRLREGQSRPGG; encoded by the coding sequence TTGGCGCGAGACGACCTCATTCAGGCAACCGGCAGTGTCGACAAGATTCTGGGCGGCGGCCGCTATCAAATCACCCTCGAGTCCGGACAGGAAGTGACTGCACAGCTGTCTGGCCGAATGCGGCGTTTCCGAATTCGCGTCATTCCCGGCGACCGAGTCACCGTCGGCCTCTCACCCTACGATCCCACCCACGGCTTCATCACATTCCGATTGCGAGAAGGTCAGAGCAGACCCGGCGGCTGA
- a CDS encoding DUF1566 domain-containing protein, translating to VSRRDGNFRPQIYVMNANGSDQRNLSNNPSSDSEPFWSPDGTRIVFSSQRSDGGSANPDIYVMNADGSNPQRLTINSALDLHPSWSPEGAKITFRSRRDGSTDFSDEIYLMNPDGSDQQRLTNNSSIDRQPAWIRTLFLPDTGQTTCYVPGFGDVKGCAGTGQDGEYSINPMSFTDNGDGTVTDNLTTLMWQQDGASSSLNWYEASGTMDATDNPTSTDVCGSLALGGHNDWRLPTPIELMGIVDYGTDGPAIDTTYFPNTASFSTAQYWTSTTLNISPSNAWVVFSDEGDVRWARKGADFSSQHVRCVRGVSFVARYTDKGNGTVTDRVTGLIWQQEDDNTGKTWQQALDYCNGLALAGHSNWRLPNAKELESITDYTKNTPAIDSNYFLNTAEDHASYWSSTTYKFTPSSAWVVYFRWGLLQADGQTGNHQKARCVY from the coding sequence CGTTAGCCGTCGCGACGGCAATTTCCGCCCGCAGATCTACGTGATGAATGCGAATGGCTCTGATCAGCGAAACTTAAGCAATAATCCTTCATCAGATTCAGAGCCTTTCTGGTCACCGGATGGAACCAGGATCGTTTTCTCGAGCCAGCGTTCCGATGGTGGAAGCGCTAACCCTGACATATATGTCATGAACGCCGATGGCTCCAACCCGCAAAGGCTAACCATCAATTCCGCGCTTGACCTGCATCCATCCTGGTCGCCGGAGGGAGCGAAGATTACTTTTAGGAGCAGGCGTGATGGCAGTACCGATTTCAGTGATGAAATCTACTTAATGAATCCGGATGGCTCAGATCAACAAAGACTGACCAATAATTCTTCGATAGACCGGCAACCTGCCTGGATAAGAACTCTATTTCTCCCCGACACAGGTCAGACGACTTGTTATGTACCCGGCTTCGGTGACGTGAAAGGCTGCGCTGGGACGGGCCAAGATGGAGAATACTCCATCAATCCCATGAGCTTTACCGATAATGGTGACGGCACGGTAACGGATAACCTAACAACTCTCATGTGGCAGCAGGATGGCGCCAGTAGCAGTCTCAACTGGTATGAGGCTTCGGGCACCATGGATGCCACCGATAATCCAACTTCTACTGATGTCTGCGGCTCGCTTGCACTGGGGGGACACAACGACTGGCGGCTACCCACGCCGATAGAACTCATGGGCATAGTGGACTACGGGACAGACGGCCCTGCGATAGACACCACGTATTTTCCGAACACCGCTAGTTTTTCGACTGCACAATATTGGACATCTACTACTCTCAACATCTCCCCGTCAAATGCATGGGTCGTCTTCTCAGACGAGGGAGATGTTAGATGGGCACGTAAGGGAGCCGATTTCAGCAGCCAGCATGTTCGTTGTGTGCGCGGTGTTTCATTTGTAGCCCGCTACACCGATAAGGGAAACGGAACTGTAACGGACAGAGTGACGGGCCTTATATGGCAACAAGAGGATGACAATACAGGAAAGACTTGGCAGCAGGCCCTTGATTATTGCAATGGACTTGCGCTTGCTGGACACAGTAACTGGAGACTGCCGAATGCGAAGGAGCTTGAATCCATCACCGACTACACCAAGAACACACCCGCAATAGACTCCAATTATTTTTTGAACACGGCTGAGGATCATGCTTCCTATTGGTCGTCTACTACCTACAAATTCACTCCGAGCAGCGCGTGGGTGGTGTACTTCAGATGGGGACTCTTACAAGCCGACGGCCAGACCGGCAACCACCAGAAAGCTCGTTGCGTGTACTGA
- a CDS encoding N-acetyltransferase, translating into MAGVQFIEAKIEDVEFGDDVTVVKPVNLYGCKIGDGCFIGPFVEIQRDTVVGARTRVQSHSFLCEMVTIGEDCFIGHGVMTINDRFQQGAPSAEKENWGAIKIGDRVSIGSNSTLLPVTICDDVVVGAGSVVTKDISKPGIYVGNPARFTRVLS; encoded by the coding sequence GTGGCCGGGGTCCAGTTCATCGAGGCGAAGATCGAAGATGTCGAGTTCGGAGACGATGTCACGGTCGTAAAGCCCGTCAATCTCTACGGTTGCAAAATTGGCGACGGATGCTTCATCGGGCCGTTTGTTGAAATTCAGCGCGACACAGTCGTGGGTGCCCGCACTCGGGTTCAGTCACACAGCTTTTTGTGCGAGATGGTGACGATCGGAGAAGATTGCTTCATCGGTCACGGCGTGATGACCATCAACGATCGATTCCAGCAGGGCGCTCCTTCGGCTGAGAAGGAGAATTGGGGGGCGATCAAGATTGGAGACCGCGTGTCGATCGGCAGCAACTCGACACTGTTGCCGGTCACGATCTGTGATGACGTGGTCGTTGGCGCCGGGTCGGTCGTTACGAAAGATATTTCCAAACCCGGAATCTACGTCGGCAATCCCGCGCGTTTCACCAGGGTGCTTTCGTAA
- a CDS encoding glycosyltransferase, translated as MTAPRISIAMTTYNPGPWLAEQLASIAEQSQLPDELVVCDDGSTDGTIAALERFRDGAPFEVKLECNSENLTTTPNFEKAVSLCRGEFIFLADHDDVWHTDKIEKMVDELETHPDAGAVFSNGRVVDEALEPLGYNLWDSLWFHPRERALVRKGRAAEVFVKHVVAAGTTLAFRSRYRNVYLPFPDLHDCHDAWLTFSIAGVADIRIIEENLIEYRLHGTNQFGLQRFNLREQLGKAREQLAIGAFRHNVTFFSTARERFRIAADKGFSPRQSVVDLTEGKIHHAKLRDQMASGFFSRLPAIAHEVLNRGYWRFGYGARSLAQDLFLR; from the coding sequence ATGACTGCGCCCCGCATCTCTATCGCCATGACGACCTACAACCCGGGGCCCTGGCTCGCCGAGCAGCTCGCCAGCATCGCCGAGCAGAGCCAGCTGCCAGATGAACTGGTGGTGTGCGACGACGGGTCAACCGACGGCACCATCGCCGCACTCGAACGCTTCAGAGACGGCGCCCCCTTCGAGGTAAAACTCGAATGCAACTCCGAAAACCTCACCACGACCCCCAACTTCGAAAAGGCCGTCTCGCTGTGTCGGGGAGAATTCATCTTCCTGGCCGATCACGATGACGTCTGGCACACCGACAAAATCGAAAAAATGGTCGACGAGTTGGAGACCCATCCCGACGCCGGAGCCGTCTTCAGCAACGGTCGCGTGGTAGACGAAGCGCTCGAACCCCTCGGATACAATCTCTGGGACTCGCTCTGGTTCCATCCGCGGGAGCGTGCACTGGTACGCAAGGGACGCGCCGCCGAAGTCTTCGTCAAGCACGTCGTCGCAGCGGGTACCACCCTCGCCTTTCGCTCCCGGTATCGCAACGTCTACCTGCCCTTCCCCGATCTGCACGATTGTCACGATGCGTGGCTCACTTTTAGCATCGCGGGAGTCGCCGACATTCGCATCATCGAGGAGAACCTGATCGAATACCGCTTGCACGGAACCAATCAGTTCGGACTCCAGCGCTTCAACTTGCGCGAACAGTTGGGGAAGGCACGGGAGCAGCTTGCGATTGGCGCGTTCCGACACAACGTCACCTTCTTCTCGACTGCGCGCGAACGGTTCCGCATCGCTGCCGACAAGGGCTTCTCCCCCCGGCAGAGCGTCGTCGACCTGACCGAAGGCAAGATCCACCACGCCAAACTGCGCGACCAGATGGCCTCGGGCTTTTTCTCGCGCCTGCCCGCAATCGCACACGAGGTCTTGAACCGGGGCTACTGGCGTTTCGGATACGGCGCCAGGAGCTTGGCTCAGGATTTGTTCCTGCGTTAG
- a CDS encoding TerB family tellurite resistance protein — MSLLKRFLGIDIQDDRSNTEPEALDRIIAALDGMAPERAHYLAAFAYVLARIAHADLRIEDSEIDAMVRAATSLGDLAESEAKLVVEISLGQAREEGGTSNYLITREFRKISNREQRLGLVECLYAVSAADGTISTTESAEVSKIAEELGLSRNETNAVKAGWKSHLAEFQGLPKS, encoded by the coding sequence GTGTCCCTGTTGAAGCGCTTCTTGGGTATCGACATTCAGGACGATCGCTCGAACACCGAGCCCGAAGCCCTCGATCGAATCATCGCAGCACTCGATGGCATGGCCCCCGAGCGCGCCCACTACCTCGCGGCGTTCGCCTACGTGTTGGCCCGGATCGCCCACGCGGACCTGCGCATCGAGGACAGCGAAATCGACGCCATGGTGCGGGCGGCAACCTCCCTGGGAGATCTTGCAGAGAGCGAAGCGAAGTTGGTCGTCGAGATCAGCCTGGGCCAGGCGCGCGAAGAAGGCGGCACGTCGAACTACCTGATCACGAGAGAATTTCGCAAGATCTCCAACCGAGAGCAGCGACTGGGTCTGGTCGAGTGCCTGTACGCGGTTTCGGCGGCAGACGGGACCATCTCCACCACCGAGAGCGCCGAAGTGTCCAAAATCGCCGAAGAACTGGGATTGTCTCGAAACGAGACCAACGCGGTCAAGGCTGGCTGGAAGAGTCACCTGGCCGAGTTCCAGGGCCTGCCAAAGTCCTAG
- a CDS encoding SLC13 family permease yields the protein MDSLEWQGWLTLGVIFLVLVAMVRGLAPPDLVMLAGLIVLGTTGVLTPEETFSGFANPAMATVAALFVLSAAMRETGALELTLGRLFGRAKTEFGSMVRTLPALSFLSAFLNNAPIVAMMTPLLIDWCRRNHVAPSRLLIPLSYTTILGSTITVIGTSVTLAVAGLVTQAGMKPLALFELAPVGIPITLVGLLYLIFVAPRILPSRTDPTSEVGQHRREYTVSMLVEPECGLIGQSIEDAGLRALPGLFLFEIRRGEDTITSVGPAEIIHGGDHLVFAGVVSTIVDLQRIRGLVPIDDEDTPARGSHQHRLTEAVVSRSSPLVNQTLKDAGFRSTYDAAVIAVHRNGERVPGKLGEIILRAGDTLVFQAAANFAERHRDSPDFYLVSEVPESHAPRHDRAWFAIGVFVVMVVLAATDTLPISIGSFVAGGILIAARCITGGMARKSVQMHVLIVIAAGLGVAAAIEKTGAATAIANVLVSQSEPYGPLAVLATIYIVTVLLAEMLHHNAAAALMFPVAVAAANQAGVDPRSFVIAIALGANCAFASPVAYQTHLLVYGPGGYKFSDFIRVGLPLNIICGIIALTVIPYVWPF from the coding sequence ATGGATTCCCTCGAATGGCAGGGCTGGCTCACACTCGGGGTGATTTTCCTCGTGCTGGTGGCAATGGTGCGAGGACTTGCGCCGCCCGATCTCGTCATGTTGGCCGGGCTGATCGTACTCGGTACGACCGGGGTCCTGACCCCTGAAGAGACCTTCAGCGGCTTTGCGAATCCCGCCATGGCTACGGTCGCGGCGCTCTTCGTACTGTCGGCCGCGATGCGCGAGACCGGCGCCCTCGAACTGACCCTGGGCAGACTCTTTGGTCGCGCAAAAACCGAATTCGGCAGCATGGTACGCACCCTTCCCGCCCTCAGCTTTTTGTCCGCCTTCCTCAACAATGCGCCGATCGTCGCAATGATGACTCCGCTGCTGATCGACTGGTGCCGGCGCAACCACGTCGCACCGAGCCGGCTTCTGATCCCGCTCAGCTATACGACGATTCTCGGCAGCACGATCACAGTGATCGGTACCAGCGTCACCCTCGCTGTCGCGGGCCTGGTGACCCAGGCCGGCATGAAACCGCTCGCGCTGTTTGAACTCGCTCCCGTGGGCATCCCGATTACGCTCGTGGGATTGCTGTACCTGATCTTCGTGGCGCCGCGCATCCTGCCCTCGCGCACCGACCCAACCTCCGAAGTCGGCCAACATCGTCGCGAGTACACGGTGTCGATGCTGGTCGAGCCTGAATGCGGATTGATCGGCCAGAGCATCGAAGATGCGGGGCTACGTGCGCTACCGGGTCTCTTCTTGTTCGAGATTCGCCGTGGAGAGGACACGATCACCTCCGTGGGTCCAGCAGAGATCATCCACGGCGGAGACCACCTCGTCTTCGCAGGGGTGGTTTCGACGATCGTCGATTTGCAGCGCATCCGCGGGTTGGTTCCCATTGACGACGAAGACACCCCCGCGCGGGGCTCGCACCAACACCGTCTCACCGAAGCCGTCGTCTCGCGATCCTCACCCTTGGTGAATCAAACGCTGAAGGACGCGGGTTTTCGCAGCACCTACGATGCAGCCGTGATCGCCGTGCATCGCAACGGCGAGCGGGTGCCGGGAAAACTCGGCGAGATCATCCTGCGAGCTGGCGATACATTGGTCTTCCAGGCCGCCGCCAATTTTGCCGAGCGACACCGCGACAGTCCCGACTTCTATCTGGTCAGCGAGGTGCCCGAATCCCATGCGCCACGCCACGACCGCGCCTGGTTCGCAATTGGGGTCTTCGTGGTGATGGTGGTGCTCGCCGCCACCGATACGTTGCCGATCTCGATCGGATCGTTCGTCGCCGGTGGAATTTTGATTGCCGCCCGCTGCATCACGGGTGGGATGGCGCGAAAGAGCGTCCAGATGCACGTTCTGATCGTGATCGCCGCGGGTCTTGGCGTCGCGGCGGCAATCGAAAAGACCGGTGCGGCTACCGCGATCGCAAACGTTCTGGTCTCGCAGTCCGAACCCTACGGCCCCCTCGCCGTGCTCGCCACGATCTACATCGTTACGGTGCTGCTCGCCGAAATGCTCCACCACAATGCCGCCGCGGCCCTGATGTTTCCGGTTGCAGTCGCCGCCGCAAACCAGGCGGGAGTCGACCCCCGAAGTTTCGTGATCGCCATTGCGCTGGGCGCCAACTGCGCCTTCGCTTCCCCGGTCGCCTACCAAACCCACTTGCTCGTCTACGGCCCCGGAGGCTACAAATTCAGCGACTTCATCCGAGTCGGACTCCCTCTCAACATCATCTGCGGCATCATCGCCCTGACAGTAATCCCCTACGTCTGGCCCTTCTAA
- a CDS encoding class I SAM-dependent methyltransferase yields MSDGDDTQSNTQSDAYTRRLETLGDAGWKRFFDVQAPYRWNIRRLALGFTLDVGCGIGRNLLHLGGHGVGIDPNADSIETARRRGCTVLTSDAFDSSEYARADHFDSLLLAHVVEHMSVDQASDLVARYLGFIRPGGKVVLIAPQEAGYRSDDTHVQFMDFSALEVILSRAGVEYERSYSFPFPRPVGRVFLHNEFVVMGRRPASRVGSTGVRSTHL; encoded by the coding sequence ATGAGCGACGGCGACGATACCCAGAGCAATACCCAGAGCGATGCCTACACGAGACGTCTCGAGACTCTTGGTGACGCCGGTTGGAAGCGTTTCTTTGACGTCCAGGCACCGTACCGCTGGAATATCCGTCGCCTCGCCCTGGGTTTCACTTTGGATGTCGGCTGTGGCATCGGCCGCAACCTGTTGCATCTAGGGGGCCACGGCGTCGGAATCGACCCCAACGCGGATTCGATCGAAACCGCCAGGCGACGCGGTTGTACGGTACTGACCAGCGATGCCTTCGACAGTTCTGAATACGCGCGCGCCGACCACTTCGATTCCCTGCTGCTCGCTCACGTGGTTGAACACATGAGTGTCGACCAGGCGAGCGACCTGGTCGCACGCTACCTCGGTTTCATTCGCCCGGGTGGCAAGGTCGTGCTGATCGCGCCCCAGGAAGCGGGTTACCGAAGCGACGATACCCACGTCCAGTTCATGGACTTCAGCGCATTGGAAGTGATTCTTTCCCGAGCGGGAGTCGAGTACGAACGCAGCTATTCGTTTCCGTTTCCCCGCCCCGTGGGCCGGGTGTTTCTTCACAATGAATTCGTGGTGATGGGTCGCCGACCCGCATCCCGAGTCGGATCGACAGGAGTTCGATCCACTCATCTGTAA
- a CDS encoding glycosyltransferase family 39 protein, translating to MDIRGGSRTWVIAGALLALWAVGIRVNNALFYPLHFGFDAPANWDYIASLLTSWRLPAPGDGWSTSHPPLFYYLSALVGRAMQLGSTTNAVDVEAITIAVRLISSAIGLVGIALAVGWVRRSDPLNRPRILIAAALLLFLPVHVYVSAMLGEEILSSALMSAVLVGVAVDLQREPEQRLPPIAVAGLGVLAGLAFLTKLTGLLVVVAVGFAYLADGLRRREIPKMLRRVAVFGVVAISIGGWPYLHNKAEYGFFYPQNLRVHEMMFTMPPGERGLGDYLNFPLATFRDPQVLAPELLHSVWGTTYTTLWFDGHRVMLPRRESSVAYMGSLLLVLGLVPTLAFALGFARGIRRALREPGGPDTLFTAIIALTLAGYVLFTWQNPWYATLKASYLLGALVPYGVYTSEVLAEWMRPGRRARQIAVALSLVVLLAGSAVTFTVNLVFEKGEGPGFRWPKVDPSRHYERVIPTRQMNLDTNEWSPGESSQ from the coding sequence GTGGATATCCGGGGCGGCAGCAGGACTTGGGTAATTGCGGGGGCGCTTCTCGCGCTTTGGGCCGTCGGCATCCGCGTCAACAACGCACTGTTCTATCCGCTTCACTTCGGTTTCGATGCGCCCGCAAATTGGGACTATATCGCGAGTCTTCTGACGTCCTGGCGTTTACCCGCACCGGGCGACGGTTGGTCGACCTCGCACCCTCCGCTCTTCTACTACCTGTCTGCGTTGGTCGGTCGAGCCATGCAGTTGGGCAGTACCACGAACGCGGTGGACGTCGAGGCCATCACCATTGCAGTTCGCCTGATCAGCAGCGCCATCGGTCTGGTTGGAATCGCGCTCGCCGTCGGGTGGGTGCGGCGCAGTGACCCTTTGAATCGGCCGCGGATTTTGATCGCAGCAGCGCTGCTGCTCTTCCTGCCGGTCCATGTCTACGTGAGTGCCATGCTGGGAGAGGAAATTCTCTCGAGTGCCTTGATGTCGGCGGTACTGGTTGGGGTCGCGGTCGATCTGCAGCGCGAACCCGAACAACGACTGCCGCCGATCGCCGTTGCCGGACTCGGTGTACTGGCTGGTCTGGCGTTTCTCACCAAACTGACGGGTCTGTTGGTGGTGGTGGCGGTCGGGTTCGCGTATCTGGCCGATGGACTCCGCCGGCGGGAAATCCCCAAAATGCTGCGGAGAGTTGCAGTGTTTGGCGTCGTGGCGATCAGCATCGGCGGTTGGCCCTATCTCCACAACAAAGCCGAGTACGGCTTCTTCTATCCGCAGAACCTGAGGGTTCACGAGATGATGTTCACGATGCCCCCCGGTGAGCGGGGCCTTGGCGACTACCTGAACTTTCCGCTCGCAACGTTTCGAGATCCCCAGGTGCTGGCGCCAGAGCTGCTGCACTCGGTTTGGGGCACCACCTATACGACGCTTTGGTTCGATGGACATCGCGTGATGCTTCCGCGACGGGAAAGTTCAGTAGCGTACATGGGCTCGCTACTTCTCGTCCTGGGCCTGGTCCCGACACTTGCGTTCGCGCTGGGGTTCGCACGTGGAATTCGTCGCGCTCTGCGCGAACCCGGTGGGCCCGACACCTTGTTCACTGCGATCATTGCGCTGACGCTTGCGGGGTATGTGTTGTTTACCTGGCAGAATCCCTGGTACGCGACACTCAAGGCGAGCTACTTGCTCGGGGCGCTCGTGCCCTATGGGGTCTACACCAGCGAAGTGCTCGCGGAGTGGATGCGTCCGGGGCGGCGGGCGAGACAAATTGCGGTTGCGCTTTCACTGGTTGTGTTGCTCGCGGGATCCGCCGTGACGTTTACCGTGAACCTGGTCTTCGAGAAGGGAGAAGGACCTGGCTTTCGATGGCCGAAAGTCGATCCCAGCCGACACTACGAACGTGTGATTCCAACTCGTCAGATGAATCTGGACACAAACGAGTGGTCGCCGGGGGAATCCTCGCAATGA
- a CDS encoding elongation factor G, with translation MFNDLASIRNIGISAHIDSGKTTLTERILFYTGKIHAIHEVRGKDDVGAVMDSMELERERGITIASAATHCVWDNNNINIIDTPGHVDFTIEVERALRVLDGAVLILCGVAGVQSQSMTVDRQMKRYNVPRIAFINKLDRSGANPDRVTGQLREKLSHNAVMMQIPIGLEAEFDGIVDLVKMKAYHFEGENGENVVEKEIPEAMLAAADTAREEMLDTVSMFSDELMEAILEEKITEEMIVEAVRNGVLSLDLTPVFLGSAYKNKGVQLLLDAVVSYLPAPTDVRNTGVDLDNDEAEVVIESDFDKPMIALAFKLEDGRYGQLTYVRVYQGTLAKGSTIINSRTGKKHKVGRLVRMHSNEMQDIVDAGAGDIVALFGIDCASGDTFTDGKVNYAMSSMHVPDPVISLSIKPKDQKSQDNMGKALGRFVREDPTFHAEVDPESNETIISGMGELHLEVYVERMLREYKCEVETGAPQVAYREAISRRAEFNYTHKKQTGGSGQYGRVAGFMEPIEPGDEGPSDFQFSSEIKGASIPTEYISSVEKGFRSCLEKGRLIGFPVLGLRVVVNDGKAHSVDSSEMAFQAAARGAFRDGFAKAKPIVMEPIMKLEVEGPSEFQGAILKTVMQRRGQVVGTVDTGGFVQIEADVPLAEMFGYATDLRSSTQGKAEFSMEFNRYTPASAEVTKELKEKYSSKIPDDDE, from the coding sequence ATGTTCAACGACCTGGCCTCAATCAGAAACATCGGCATTAGCGCACACATCGATTCAGGGAAGACGACGCTCACCGAGCGCATTCTCTTCTACACCGGAAAGATTCACGCCATTCACGAGGTGCGGGGCAAGGATGATGTCGGCGCGGTGATGGATTCCATGGAGCTCGAGCGCGAGCGCGGAATCACCATTGCCTCGGCGGCGACGCACTGTGTTTGGGACAATAACAACATCAACATCATCGACACACCGGGCCACGTCGACTTCACGATCGAAGTCGAGCGGGCTCTGCGCGTGCTCGACGGTGCGGTGCTGATTCTCTGTGGTGTGGCGGGGGTGCAGTCGCAGTCCATGACCGTTGACCGCCAGATGAAGCGCTACAACGTCCCGCGGATCGCGTTTATCAACAAGCTCGACCGCTCCGGTGCCAACCCCGACAGGGTGACGGGGCAACTGCGCGAAAAACTCAGCCACAACGCCGTCATGATGCAGATTCCGATCGGACTCGAGGCCGAATTCGACGGTATCGTCGATCTGGTCAAGATGAAGGCCTATCACTTCGAAGGGGAAAATGGCGAAAACGTCGTAGAAAAAGAAATTCCCGAAGCGATGCTGGCAGCTGCCGACACGGCCCGCGAAGAAATGCTCGACACGGTATCCATGTTCTCGGACGAGCTCATGGAGGCGATTCTCGAAGAAAAAATAACGGAAGAAATGATCGTCGAGGCCGTCCGGAACGGCGTGCTCTCGCTAGATCTCACCCCGGTTTTTCTAGGTTCCGCGTACAAGAACAAGGGCGTGCAGCTCTTGCTCGACGCCGTCGTCAGCTATCTCCCAGCGCCGACGGATGTCCGCAATACCGGTGTCGATCTCGACAACGACGAAGCCGAAGTGGTGATCGAGTCGGACTTCGACAAGCCGATGATCGCGCTGGCGTTCAAGCTCGAAGACGGTCGCTACGGCCAGCTCACCTATGTGCGTGTCTATCAGGGAACCCTGGCCAAGGGTTCGACGATCATCAATTCGCGCACCGGCAAGAAACACAAGGTTGGGCGCCTGGTGCGCATGCACTCCAACGAGATGCAGGACATCGTAGATGCCGGGGCGGGAGACATCGTTGCGCTGTTTGGCATCGATTGCGCTTCGGGGGACACGTTCACCGACGGCAAAGTCAACTACGCAATGAGTTCGATGCACGTGCCGGATCCCGTGATCTCGCTTTCGATCAAGCCCAAGGACCAGAAATCACAGGACAACATGGGCAAGGCGCTGGGTCGCTTCGTGCGCGAAGACCCGACGTTCCACGCCGAAGTGGATCCCGAGAGCAACGAGACCATAATTTCGGGCATGGGCGAACTGCATCTCGAGGTCTACGTCGAGCGGATGTTGCGCGAATACAAGTGCGAGGTCGAGACGGGCGCTCCCCAGGTGGCGTACCGCGAAGCCATCTCGCGTCGCGCCGAGTTCAACTACACCCACAAGAAGCAGACCGGTGGTTCGGGCCAGTACGGCAGGGTGGCGGGCTTCATGGAGCCCATCGAGCCGGGTGATGAGGGACCGAGTGATTTCCAGTTTTCGAGCGAGATCAAGGGCGCCTCAATTCCGACCGAGTACATCTCTTCGGTCGAGAAGGGCTTCCGCTCTTGTCTCGAGAAGGGCCGCTTGATCGGCTTCCCCGTTCTCGGTCTTCGGGTCGTGGTCAACGACGGCAAGGCGCACTCGGTGGACTCTTCCGAGATGGCCTTCCAGGCGGCAGCCCGGGGGGCGTTCCGCGACGGTTTTGCCAAGGCCAAGCCGATCGTGATGGAGCCCATCATGAAGCTCGAGGTCGAGGGACCCAGCGAATTCCAGGGTGCAATCCTCAAGACCGTGATGCAGCGCCGGGGCCAGGTTGTTGGCACTGTCGACACCGGTGGCTTCGTGCAGATCGAGGCCGACGTGCCGTTGGCGGAGATGTTCGGTTACGCGACAGATTTGCGCTCGTCGACCCAGGGCAAGGCGGAGTTCTCGATGGAGTTCAACCGCTATACGCCGGCTTCGGCGGAAGTCACCAAAGAACTCAAAGAGAAGTACTCGTCTAAGATTCCGGACGATGACGAATAG